In a single window of the Pseudohongiella acticola genome:
- a CDS encoding MarR family winged helix-turn-helix transcriptional regulator translates to MHSPKRKLFLDLVRAIFRVNGLLLADGDRMAERAGLTSARWKVIGIVALTSAGVTVPGIARALGQSRQAVQRITDVMQIDGLVRYEINPRHKRSSLVQLTDHGQQVYNELRAVQDPWAIGHTEDTSVEELESALRLMQRLINRME, encoded by the coding sequence GTGCATTCTCCAAAGCGTAAACTTTTTCTCGACCTGGTACGGGCGATCTTTCGTGTCAATGGATTACTGTTGGCGGACGGCGACCGCATGGCCGAGCGCGCGGGCCTGACCAGTGCTCGCTGGAAGGTTATCGGCATTGTGGCATTGACCAGTGCGGGTGTGACCGTGCCGGGTATTGCGCGAGCATTGGGGCAGTCGCGCCAGGCCGTGCAACGGATAACGGATGTGATGCAGATAGATGGGCTGGTGCGCTACGAGATCAATCCCCGGCACAAACGTTCGTCGCTGGTGCAGCTGACCGATCATGGTCAGCAGGTCTATAACGAATTGCGTGCAGTGCAGGATCCCTGGGCAATAGGACACACTGAAGACACCTCAGTCGAGGAACTGGAAAGCGCCTTGCGACTGATGCAACGCCTGATAAACCGGATGGAGTAG
- a CDS encoding bifunctional ADP-dependent NAD(P)H-hydrate dehydratase/NAD(P)H-hydrate epimerase, whose product MSFPLFTAQQVRDIDQRLIAAGTPGSQLMQRAAEAALTALRLRWSQARAVIILCGRGNNGGDGHVLAGLLRQTGTTVHVLQLGDSTRLAGDARLAAEQAAALGACASPYEAEALAALLSKYSDDRIVIVDAMLGTGFHGTLRGEFADAARLINASAQPVMAMDIPSGLHADTGQVGEEAVVATVTVTFIARKRGLYTGSGPDHAGEVVFDDCGAESAAVDVDAPGVRAIDAGLLGAVLKPRARSTHKGHNGSVLVVGGDAGYGGAAMLAAEAAVRSGAGTVSLLTRTAHITAMLTRRPEVMVCGVEAWQGDAGAMAQQLVEKASVVIIGPGLGQSAWSRQMLQCSVMWATMLGKPLVLDADALNLAAKDAGFWSESAPSGQRQHWVVTPHPGEAARLLGLSTAQVQADRFAAIGQLQLLTGAQCLLKGAGSLLAFAPGTSGDTDTLDVCIEGNPGMASGGMGDILTGVIAALMAQGLSSADALRCGVCAHGEAADLAVVSVGERGLLASDVVSFLPKVLNVNDK is encoded by the coding sequence GTGAGTTTTCCTTTGTTTACGGCGCAACAGGTACGCGATATCGACCAGCGGCTGATCGCCGCGGGTACGCCGGGCAGTCAACTGATGCAGCGGGCCGCGGAAGCGGCGTTGACAGCGTTGCGGCTGCGCTGGTCGCAGGCCAGGGCAGTGATTATTCTTTGTGGCCGGGGCAACAATGGTGGCGATGGCCATGTTCTGGCTGGACTGCTTCGGCAGACCGGTACCACCGTTCATGTTCTGCAGCTGGGTGATAGCACCAGGCTCGCAGGCGACGCCCGGCTGGCAGCCGAGCAGGCGGCCGCCTTGGGCGCCTGCGCCAGTCCCTATGAGGCTGAAGCGCTGGCGGCGCTGCTGTCAAAATACAGTGATGACAGGATTGTCATCGTCGATGCGATGCTGGGAACAGGTTTTCACGGAACCTTGCGCGGCGAGTTCGCCGATGCTGCCAGACTGATCAATGCCAGTGCACAGCCGGTGATGGCGATGGACATACCCAGCGGACTGCATGCCGATACCGGGCAGGTCGGTGAAGAGGCGGTTGTTGCCACGGTTACGGTGACGTTTATCGCCCGAAAGCGAGGGTTGTATACCGGATCCGGTCCCGACCACGCCGGAGAGGTAGTATTTGATGATTGTGGTGCCGAGTCCGCGGCTGTCGACGTGGATGCTCCCGGCGTCCGTGCTATCGATGCGGGTTTGCTCGGGGCGGTGCTGAAGCCAAGAGCGCGGTCTACCCATAAAGGTCACAATGGCAGTGTACTGGTAGTGGGGGGTGATGCCGGTTACGGTGGTGCCGCGATGCTGGCGGCAGAGGCCGCAGTGCGCAGCGGTGCTGGCACCGTCAGCCTGCTGACCCGCACTGCGCACATAACGGCCATGCTGACACGACGCCCTGAAGTCATGGTCTGCGGTGTCGAGGCCTGGCAGGGGGATGCGGGTGCGATGGCGCAGCAGCTGGTGGAGAAGGCCAGCGTCGTGATCATTGGTCCGGGGCTGGGACAATCGGCCTGGTCCCGGCAGATGCTTCAGTGCAGCGTCATGTGGGCAACGATGTTGGGCAAACCCTTGGTGCTGGACGCGGATGCGCTTAACCTGGCGGCTAAGGACGCCGGCTTCTGGTCTGAATCGGCGCCTTCCGGGCAGCGACAACACTGGGTTGTGACGCCACACCCAGGCGAAGCTGCGCGCCTGCTGGGACTAAGCACAGCGCAGGTGCAGGCAGACCGTTTCGCCGCGATCGGCCAGTTGCAGCTGCTAACCGGGGCCCAGTGCCTGCTGAAAGGCGCTGGCTCATTGCTGGCATTCGCACCCGGGACCAGCGGTGATACAGACACGCTGGACGTCTGTATTGAAGGCAACCCCGGTATGGCGTCCGGTGGTATGGGCGACATCCTGACCGGCGTGATTGCGGCTTTGATGGCGCAAGGTCTGTCGTCTGCCGATGCGCTGAGGTGCGGTGTCTGCGCTCACGGTGAGGCTGCGGACCTGGCGGTAGTATCAGTCGGAGAGCGCGGACTGCTGGCATCGGACGTCGTGTCATTTTTACCCAAGGTGCTGAATGTCAACGATAAATAA
- a CDS encoding xanthine dehydrogenase family protein molybdopterin-binding subunit, producing MSRSTDKVLRSVGTRPLRPDGVDKVTGRAVFSADFNLPGALHGDVLRSSFAHARILRIDTRKALALPGVKAVVTAKDLPEISDEKAMINAQPPDFRDLSANILARNKVLYAGHAVAAVAALDAETAKQALQLIEVEYEVLPHVIDVQQAMEPDAPLLHESMITKGIKPVPTQPSNIASRHEQVHGDVEAGFAQADIILTEEFSTQPVHQGYIEPHACMASVASDGQTDIWCSSQGQFMVRAYCARLLDMPLSQIRVTPLEIGGGFGGKTTVYLEPLAILLARKSGRPVKMEMSRTDVFRATGPASGSYISMKIGALKDGTLVAAQGVLCYQAGAFAGSPVKLGCMTAFAPYDIANVKLIGYDVVVNRPKSAAYRAPGAPMASFAAETLIDMLAQRLGMDPVDLRIKNAARQGTRTAYGASFKEIGYLETLQAARAHPHYSAPLAKNQGRGVASGFWFNIGGQSSAAMTVNEDGTVMVTTGNPDIGGSRASMALMAAEVLEIDVSLVRPQIADTSSITYSDLTGGSRVTFAVGMAVTQAATELVEKLCARAALLWDIPVDRVRWQDGGAIASIDGTEARQSLAALAAQAVKTGGPVSAHVSINAQGAGPGFGTHICDVEVDPETGRVTVLRYTAIQDVGKAVHPSYVEGQLQGGAVQGIGWALNEAYLYDDNGAQLNPGFLDYRMPVASDLPMIDTVLIEVPNPRHPFGVRGVGEVPIIPPLGAVANAVSRATATRQLDLPMSPPVVLKSILKAARRQRQG from the coding sequence ATGAGCCGCTCTACTGACAAGGTTCTGCGTTCAGTGGGTACCAGGCCGTTACGGCCGGATGGCGTCGACAAGGTTACCGGCCGCGCTGTGTTCAGCGCCGATTTTAACTTGCCCGGCGCGTTGCACGGCGACGTGCTGCGCAGTTCATTCGCCCACGCCCGGATTCTGCGAATCGATACCCGCAAAGCGCTGGCGTTGCCAGGCGTGAAAGCCGTAGTGACGGCGAAAGATCTGCCCGAGATTAGCGACGAAAAAGCCATGATAAATGCACAGCCGCCGGACTTCCGCGACCTGTCAGCCAATATTCTGGCCCGGAACAAGGTGTTGTACGCCGGACACGCGGTGGCCGCCGTTGCGGCGCTGGACGCGGAAACGGCAAAGCAGGCATTACAGTTGATCGAGGTCGAATATGAAGTGCTGCCACATGTGATCGACGTGCAACAGGCGATGGAGCCTGATGCACCACTATTGCATGAGAGCATGATCACGAAGGGCATTAAACCGGTGCCAACGCAGCCTTCAAATATCGCCAGTCGACACGAGCAGGTGCACGGCGATGTTGAGGCCGGGTTTGCTCAGGCTGACATAATATTGACCGAAGAGTTTAGCACGCAGCCCGTGCATCAGGGTTATATAGAACCCCACGCCTGTATGGCAAGCGTGGCCAGTGACGGTCAGACCGATATCTGGTGCAGCAGCCAGGGGCAGTTCATGGTGCGGGCTTACTGCGCGCGACTGCTTGATATGCCTTTATCACAGATTCGCGTAACACCACTGGAGATTGGTGGTGGGTTTGGTGGAAAGACCACCGTCTACCTGGAACCGTTGGCGATACTGTTGGCCCGCAAAAGCGGTCGACCCGTCAAAATGGAAATGTCTCGGACCGATGTTTTCAGGGCCACGGGACCCGCGTCGGGAAGTTATATCAGTATGAAGATCGGTGCGCTCAAGGATGGGACGCTGGTCGCTGCCCAGGGCGTATTGTGTTACCAGGCAGGCGCGTTTGCCGGCTCACCGGTGAAGCTGGGCTGCATGACGGCGTTTGCTCCTTATGACATCGCCAATGTAAAACTGATTGGCTACGACGTCGTCGTCAATCGCCCCAAGAGTGCTGCATATCGGGCGCCCGGCGCGCCAATGGCATCCTTTGCCGCAGAAACGCTCATCGATATGCTGGCGCAACGCTTGGGTATGGATCCGGTCGATTTGCGTATAAAAAATGCCGCTCGTCAGGGCACACGTACTGCCTATGGTGCCAGCTTCAAGGAGATTGGTTATCTGGAAACATTGCAGGCGGCACGTGCCCACCCTCATTATTCGGCGCCATTGGCCAAAAATCAGGGGCGTGGTGTCGCCTCCGGATTCTGGTTCAACATTGGCGGTCAGTCCAGCGCCGCCATGACCGTGAATGAAGACGGTACAGTCATGGTGACAACCGGTAACCCTGATATTGGCGGCTCTCGCGCGTCGATGGCATTAATGGCGGCAGAAGTACTGGAGATTGATGTCAGTCTGGTGCGGCCGCAGATTGCTGATACCAGCTCGATAACGTATTCCGATTTGACCGGCGGCAGTCGCGTGACGTTTGCAGTCGGCATGGCAGTGACGCAGGCGGCGACTGAACTGGTAGAAAAGTTGTGCGCTCGCGCGGCGCTGCTCTGGGATATTCCGGTTGATCGTGTGCGCTGGCAGGATGGTGGCGCTATTGCCAGTATCGACGGGACAGAAGCGCGCCAGTCGTTGGCGGCATTGGCGGCGCAGGCAGTCAAAACCGGTGGCCCCGTGTCTGCGCATGTCAGTATCAATGCCCAGGGTGCTGGCCCCGGATTCGGCACCCATATCTGTGATGTCGAGGTTGACCCTGAGACCGGCCGCGTCACCGTTCTGCGCTACACCGCGATTCAGGATGTTGGCAAGGCAGTGCATCCATCCTATGTCGAAGGGCAGCTGCAGGGTGGTGCAGTGCAGGGAATCGGATGGGCCCTGAACGAAGCGTATCTGTACGACGACAATGGTGCCCAGCTCAACCCCGGGTTTCTCGACTATCGGATGCCGGTTGCGTCGGACCTGCCGATGATTGATACAGTGCTGATTGAAGTGCCCAATCCCCGGCACCCATTTGGCGTAAGAGGTGTCGGTGAAGTGCCGATTATTCCGCCGCTGGGCGCCGTGGCTAACGCGGTGTCGCGCGCGACCGCTACCCGACAGCTGGATTTGCCCATGTCTCCGCCTGTGGTGCTGAAGAGTATACTCAAGGCCGCGCGCAGACAGCGTCAAGGCTAA
- the miaA gene encoding tRNA (adenosine(37)-N6)-dimethylallyltransferase MiaA, protein MELNAQQCPAICLMGPTASGKTALAIDLVQRLPFDIINVDSAQIYKDMNVGTGKPDADTLRRAPHRLIDFLDPSESYSAARFRSDAIAEMAAIRDQGRIPLLVGGTMLYFKALRDGLAVLPEADPGVRADISALAQREGWPAVHARLAEVDSVAAQRIHPNDPQRLQRALEVFMVTGRSLTSLQALDQSTRNQVDKALSEDLMFVSIQPVERSVLHCKIERRFRQMLDEGLVDEVRALHQRGDLHPGLPSIRSVGYRQVWQYLDGEISFDAMVERGIIATRQLAKRQMTWLRSWDRLHNFDSESPETLAQVLKLIQAASI, encoded by the coding sequence ATGGAACTAAACGCTCAGCAATGCCCGGCGATCTGCCTGATGGGTCCGACGGCGTCGGGCAAGACCGCACTGGCCATTGACTTGGTGCAGCGTCTGCCGTTTGACATCATCAATGTTGATTCCGCGCAAATATACAAGGATATGAATGTTGGTACGGGTAAACCCGACGCCGACACGTTGCGGCGAGCGCCTCACCGGTTGATCGATTTTCTGGATCCATCGGAGTCCTATTCAGCGGCGCGTTTTCGTAGTGATGCCATTGCTGAAATGGCGGCCATTCGTGATCAGGGCCGCATCCCTCTGTTGGTCGGTGGCACCATGCTTTACTTCAAGGCCCTGCGTGATGGCCTGGCGGTCCTGCCGGAAGCCGACCCCGGAGTCCGGGCCGACATCAGTGCGCTGGCGCAACGCGAAGGCTGGCCCGCCGTGCATGCTCGCCTGGCCGAAGTCGACAGTGTTGCTGCGCAGCGCATTCACCCCAACGATCCGCAGCGACTGCAGCGGGCGCTTGAAGTATTCATGGTGACAGGCCGGTCGTTAACGTCGCTGCAGGCGCTTGACCAGAGTACCCGGAACCAAGTCGACAAGGCGTTGTCAGAAGATCTGATGTTTGTGTCAATCCAGCCGGTCGAGCGAAGCGTATTACATTGCAAGATCGAGCGCAGATTCCGGCAAATGCTGGATGAGGGTCTGGTTGACGAAGTGCGTGCCCTGCACCAGCGGGGTGACCTGCACCCGGGTCTGCCGTCGATCCGAAGCGTGGGTTACAGGCAGGTGTGGCAGTATCTGGACGGTGAAATCAGCTTTGATGCCATGGTGGAAAGAGGTATCATTGCCACACGACAGCTGGCTAAACGGCAGATGACCTGGTTACGAAGCTGGGATAGATTGCACAATTTCGACAGCGAAAGTCCGGAAACCCTGGCCCAGGTCTTGAAATTGATTCAGGCGGCCTCCATATAA
- the tsaE gene encoding tRNA (adenosine(37)-N6)-threonylcarbamoyltransferase complex ATPase subunit type 1 TsaE, which produces MSTINKTFSYLLAADEDTQTAGASLGRAVGETGAIIYLRGDLGAGKTTLSRGLIRSLGYEGAVKSPTYTLVEPYEYFDFPLYHFDLYRLMDPEEVEFLGVEEYFEPPALCLIEWPDRGRGVLPSPDLTVRLEIAGTGRCLICEWDSVRGQKIADRLQVLLHDAGLQEMPR; this is translated from the coding sequence ATGTCAACGATAAATAAAACATTTTCTTACCTGCTGGCAGCGGACGAAGATACCCAGACTGCGGGCGCGAGTCTGGGTCGGGCGGTGGGCGAAACAGGGGCCATTATCTATCTGCGTGGAGACCTGGGTGCCGGCAAAACCACATTGAGTCGTGGGCTGATTCGAAGCCTTGGTTATGAGGGGGCGGTAAAAAGCCCGACCTATACCCTGGTAGAACCTTACGAATATTTTGACTTTCCTCTCTATCACTTTGATCTGTATAGACTAATGGATCCAGAGGAGGTAGAATTTCTAGGCGTTGAAGAATACTTTGAGCCGCCAGCGTTGTGTCTGATTGAATGGCCGGACCGGGGGCGAGGGGTTTTGCCGTCACCGGACCTGACTGTAAGGCTGGAAATCGCGGGTACCGGTCGTTGTCTGATATGTGAATGGGACAGTGTCCGGGGCCAGAAAATTGCTGATCGTTTACAGGTTTTGTTGCACGATGCGGGACTACAGGAAATGCCTCGGTAA
- the hfq gene encoding RNA chaperone Hfq yields the protein MSKGHSLQDPFLNVLRKERIPVSIYLVSGIKLQGQIESFDQFVILLKNAVNQMVYKHAISTVVPARTVKIPTTNGGEFTHEDDESAPGNMA from the coding sequence ATGTCAAAAGGGCATTCCCTACAAGACCCTTTCCTGAATGTGTTACGTAAAGAGCGCATTCCGGTTTCCATCTATCTTGTCAGCGGCATCAAGCTGCAGGGGCAGATTGAGTCATTTGACCAGTTTGTCATTTTGTTGAAGAACGCTGTCAACCAGATGGTCTACAAGCACGCAATTTCCACTGTTGTTCCGGCGCGTACGGTGAAAATACCGACCACGAACGGCGGTGAATTCACTCACGAAGACGACGAGTCTGCACCAGGTAATATGGCCTGA
- a CDS encoding N-acetylmuramoyl-L-alanine amidase yields MLQLWLCAALLFPALAQAGDIRDLRVWRSPDYTRVVIDVDSRVEYSVFVLENPHRVVIDVADSRMFADVARVDLADSPVRSVRSAARNQSDTRIVLDMDNPVNPSSFSLPPNAEFGDRLVVDLYDLGTEPPAQPAEITPSSPAERQTAVASSQRNIVIAIDAGHGGDDPGAIGYDGRIREKDVALAISRAVYERLRNIPGYEPVMIRQGDYYVRLQQRPQLARQNRADIFLSIHADSFSTSRAEGVTVYALSQTIAEDENIRRVAEKENSADLLGGVSGDTSLKNFEDDLALTLLDLSMAWSIEQSVAAGSYILNALGTVAKLRRDEPQQGNLWVLRSPDIPSLLIETGYLSNPTEARRLNSGDYQRRLADAIVQGVMNYFYERPPEGTLVAWQKSNNQGPDRHYVVQRGDSLSLIAQRHNVNMAQLRAANKLSGDIVQLGQTLTIPGGGPAPLAAAPPVVSEHTISRGETLSGIAEQYRVSLSRLREANDLRNDTIRIGQVLLIPAL; encoded by the coding sequence ATGCTGCAACTGTGGCTGTGCGCTGCGCTGCTGTTTCCTGCTCTCGCGCAGGCCGGAGATATCCGTGATCTGAGGGTATGGCGATCGCCAGATTACACTCGTGTCGTGATTGATGTGGACAGCCGTGTCGAATACAGCGTGTTTGTGCTTGAGAACCCCCATCGTGTGGTCATTGACGTGGCTGATTCGCGTATGTTTGCCGATGTTGCCCGGGTAGATCTGGCCGACAGTCCGGTCAGGTCGGTGCGCAGTGCCGCACGTAATCAGAGCGATACGCGCATTGTGCTGGATATGGATAATCCGGTGAATCCATCCAGTTTTTCCTTGCCTCCCAATGCCGAATTCGGTGACCGTCTGGTCGTTGATCTGTACGATCTGGGCACTGAGCCGCCAGCCCAGCCGGCAGAGATCACCCCCAGCAGTCCGGCTGAGCGACAGACGGCCGTTGCCAGCAGTCAACGCAACATTGTCATTGCCATTGATGCCGGGCATGGCGGTGACGATCCCGGGGCGATTGGCTACGATGGGCGTATCCGTGAAAAAGACGTGGCACTGGCAATCTCACGGGCGGTCTATGAGCGACTGCGCAATATTCCGGGTTATGAGCCGGTGATGATCAGGCAGGGAGATTATTACGTACGCCTGCAGCAGCGACCTCAGCTGGCCCGGCAGAATCGGGCTGATATTTTTCTGTCCATCCATGCCGATTCGTTTAGCACTTCCCGAGCAGAAGGGGTGACAGTTTATGCGCTGTCGCAAACCATTGCCGAGGATGAAAATATCCGCAGAGTCGCAGAAAAAGAGAACTCGGCCGACCTGCTTGGTGGTGTGTCTGGCGACACCAGCCTGAAGAACTTTGAAGATGATCTGGCGCTGACGCTGCTGGATCTGTCGATGGCCTGGAGCATCGAACAGAGTGTGGCTGCCGGGTCTTACATACTCAACGCCCTTGGCACGGTAGCCAAATTGCGACGGGACGAGCCGCAGCAGGGCAATCTTTGGGTACTGCGCTCACCGGACATTCCGTCATTGTTGATTGAAACCGGCTACCTGTCCAATCCTACTGAGGCCAGGCGACTGAACTCTGGTGATTATCAGCGCCGGCTGGCTGACGCCATTGTGCAGGGGGTGATGAATTATTTTTATGAACGGCCCCCGGAAGGCACCCTGGTCGCGTGGCAAAAATCCAATAATCAGGGACCGGATCGCCATTATGTTGTGCAGCGCGGCGACAGCCTGTCTTTAATAGCGCAACGCCATAACGTCAATATGGCGCAGTTGCGCGCCGCCAATAAGCTGAGCGGTGATATCGTCCAGCTTGGTCAGACGTTGACAATTCCTGGCGGCGGGCCAGCGCCATTGGCCGCTGCGCCACCGGTGGTATCCGAGCATACCATCAGTCGTGGCGAGACCCTGTCGGGAATTGCAGAGCAATATCGTGTCAGTTTATCGCGCCTGCGTGAGGCAAACGATCTGCGCAATGATACAATCCGCATCGGACAGGTGTTGCTGATTCCCGCCTTGTGA
- the mutL gene encoding DNA mismatch repair endonuclease MutL, translated as MNRIALLSQRLANQIAAGEVVERPASVVKELLENSVDAGAVRIDVEVEQGGSKLIRIRDDGQGINKEDLALALSRHATSKIADLDDLENIASLGFRGEALASISSVSRLLLASRSADAVDSGGWQVEAAGQEMTPTLAPAAHPQGTTVEVRDLFFNTPARKKFLRTENTEFGRIDEVVKRLALSRFELGFSLRHNQRTVHQLQPAQSIQEKQRRIGLVCGPAFLEHAVYIDIEASGLRLWGWVCLPTFSRSQPDLQYFYVNGRVIRDKLVSHAVKQAYRDVLFHGRHPAFVLYLELQPALVDVNVHPTKHEVRFRDQRLVHDFLFRSLHKALADVRPADHMESPSATTGMTETNATAESPVQQVPLGLRLDENTGELYAPADDRPLSYPGGAGLASAAGSGSSGGDRGHWGGAPSVTSLADQSALYQQLSADAEIPPLGYALAQLHGVYILAQNQHGLIVVDMHAAHERITYEHMKSASDSQSIKAQPLLVPISIAVSQAEADCADAQASELAMLGFDIARVADESVIVRQVPSILARADIEQLVRDVLADVREHGRSERISAYRDELLSTMACHGSVRANRQLSIAEMNALLRDMERTERSGQCNHGRPTWVYQSMADLDKLFLRGQ; from the coding sequence ATGAATAGAATTGCATTGCTCAGTCAGCGGCTGGCGAATCAGATTGCCGCCGGCGAAGTCGTCGAGCGGCCGGCATCTGTGGTCAAAGAACTGCTGGAGAACAGTGTTGACGCAGGCGCTGTCCGTATTGATGTCGAGGTCGAGCAGGGCGGCAGCAAGCTGATCCGCATACGCGACGATGGTCAAGGCATTAACAAGGAAGACCTGGCGCTTGCGTTGAGTCGCCACGCGACCAGTAAAATTGCTGACCTGGATGATCTGGAGAATATCGCCAGTCTCGGTTTCCGGGGCGAAGCGCTGGCCAGTATCAGCTCGGTTTCGCGACTTTTGCTGGCGTCCCGTTCCGCCGATGCGGTTGACAGTGGTGGCTGGCAGGTAGAAGCCGCTGGTCAGGAAATGACGCCGACGCTGGCACCGGCGGCGCATCCGCAAGGCACCACCGTTGAAGTGCGCGATCTGTTTTTTAATACCCCTGCGCGTAAGAAATTCCTGCGTACCGAGAATACAGAGTTCGGTCGCATCGACGAGGTTGTCAAGCGGCTGGCGCTGAGCCGGTTTGAGCTTGGGTTCTCGCTACGGCACAATCAGCGTACGGTGCATCAGCTGCAGCCAGCACAGTCGATACAGGAAAAGCAGCGGCGCATAGGGCTTGTCTGCGGCCCTGCATTTCTGGAACACGCTGTCTATATTGATATTGAGGCATCTGGCCTGCGTCTGTGGGGCTGGGTGTGCCTGCCAACGTTTTCACGCAGTCAGCCTGACCTGCAATATTTCTACGTCAATGGCCGTGTCATCCGGGACAAGCTGGTGTCGCATGCGGTCAAGCAGGCCTATCGCGATGTTCTGTTCCATGGCCGCCATCCAGCCTTCGTGCTTTATCTGGAACTGCAGCCGGCACTGGTTGACGTCAATGTGCACCCGACCAAGCATGAAGTCCGTTTCCGCGATCAGAGACTGGTACACGACTTTCTGTTTCGCTCACTGCACAAGGCGCTGGCCGATGTGCGCCCGGCGGATCACATGGAGTCACCTTCTGCCACAACCGGCATGACGGAGACGAATGCGACTGCTGAGTCTCCGGTGCAGCAGGTGCCGCTAGGCCTGCGCCTTGACGAGAATACCGGTGAACTGTACGCCCCGGCCGATGACAGGCCTTTGTCTTACCCCGGCGGGGCAGGTTTGGCCAGTGCCGCTGGCTCGGGAAGCTCGGGCGGTGATCGTGGCCACTGGGGCGGTGCGCCGTCTGTGACAAGCCTTGCAGATCAAAGTGCACTCTATCAGCAGCTCAGTGCAGATGCGGAAATACCCCCACTGGGATACGCGCTGGCGCAATTGCACGGCGTTTATATCCTCGCGCAGAACCAGCATGGTCTGATTGTGGTCGACATGCATGCGGCGCACGAGCGCATTACTTATGAGCACATGAAAAGTGCCAGCGACAGCCAGAGTATCAAAGCACAGCCATTGCTGGTGCCCATTTCCATTGCGGTCAGTCAGGCGGAAGCGGATTGCGCCGATGCGCAGGCGAGCGAGCTGGCCATGCTGGGCTTTGACATTGCCCGGGTTGCGGATGAGTCGGTCATCGTGCGGCAGGTGCCGAGTATTCTTGCCCGGGCCGACATTGAACAGCTGGTGCGCGATGTGCTGGCAGATGTTCGGGAGCATGGGCGTAGCGAGCGCATCAGTGCGTATCGGGATGAGTTGTTGTCGACAATGGCCTGTCACGGTTCAGTACGCGCCAACCGGCAACTGAGTATTGCAGAGATGAATGCGCTGTTGCGCGACATGGAGCGCACTGAACGTAGCGGTCAGTGTAACCACGGACGACCCACCTGGGTTTATCAAAGCATGGCAGACCTCGATAAGTTATTCCTTCGAGGGCAGTGA